The Sphingomonas sanxanigenens DSM 19645 = NX02 genome includes a region encoding these proteins:
- a CDS encoding class I adenylate-forming enzyme family protein, whose protein sequence is MPSALDLRIEAAAAALTAADGPLPVATVPSRFGPALPVIAAAPPTLGAYFAHFCNLHGDADFLVSGEERVSFAAAYAAATRAAHALAGRFGVRKGDRVAIAARNGSAWIILYMATVMAGGVATLLNAWWQGDELADAIADSGAVLLIADPARAGRIADAGRTAPATVLIDMALPLDAALAPLFDGPDFAAVALPMLAPEDDATILFTSGSTGRSRGAISDHRAVVQATFSYLAQTLIVLQIATEDGDAPTRPPATLLNLPLFHVTAEVPVMLQSFALGRKLVLMPRWDAAEAMRLIEAERITYFVGVPLMSFEIMTHPDRHRYDLSSCRDFAAGGAARPPEHVGRIAREIAGARPLIGYGLTETNAVGCGNFRSNYLEKPQSTGRASRPLVDMAILDDAGRPVPQGHRGEVCFRTICNIRGYWGDEPATAALFTRDGYLRTGDIGFVDPDGYLFIVDRKKDIIIRGGENVSCQEVEAALYGHPDVAEVAVFAVADERLGEAPAAAVHLREGATIDAAGLIAFLEPRLAAFKIPCRIWIEADPLPRLGTEKIDRVKLKARYASVTA, encoded by the coding sequence ATGCCTTCTGCGCTCGACCTGCGGATCGAGGCGGCAGCCGCCGCGTTGACCGCCGCCGACGGCCCCTTGCCGGTGGCGACGGTTCCGTCGCGCTTCGGCCCGGCGCTGCCGGTGATCGCCGCGGCGCCGCCCACGCTCGGCGCCTATTTCGCGCATTTCTGCAACCTCCATGGCGACGCGGATTTCCTCGTCAGCGGCGAGGAGCGGGTGAGCTTCGCCGCGGCTTACGCCGCCGCGACCCGCGCCGCGCATGCGCTGGCGGGGCGTTTCGGGGTGCGCAAGGGCGATCGCGTGGCGATCGCGGCGCGCAACGGCAGCGCCTGGATTATCCTCTATATGGCAACCGTGATGGCGGGCGGCGTCGCGACCCTGCTCAACGCCTGGTGGCAGGGCGACGAACTGGCCGATGCGATCGCCGATTCGGGCGCCGTGCTGCTGATCGCCGATCCGGCGCGCGCCGGCCGCATCGCCGATGCCGGCCGCACCGCGCCGGCGACCGTCCTCATCGACATGGCGTTGCCGCTCGATGCGGCCCTCGCGCCGCTGTTCGACGGGCCGGATTTCGCGGCTGTCGCGCTGCCCATGCTCGCGCCGGAGGATGATGCAACGATCCTGTTCACGTCGGGCTCCACCGGGCGTAGCCGCGGCGCGATCAGCGACCATCGCGCGGTGGTGCAGGCGACCTTCTCCTATCTCGCGCAGACGTTGATCGTGCTGCAGATCGCGACCGAGGATGGCGACGCGCCGACCAGGCCGCCAGCCACCTTGCTCAACCTGCCGCTGTTCCATGTCACCGCCGAGGTGCCGGTGATGCTGCAGAGCTTCGCGCTCGGCCGCAAGCTGGTGCTGATGCCGCGGTGGGACGCGGCGGAGGCGATGCGGCTGATCGAGGCGGAGCGGATCACCTATTTCGTCGGCGTGCCGCTGATGAGCTTCGAGATCATGACGCACCCCGACCGGCATCGCTACGACCTCTCGTCATGCCGTGATTTCGCCGCCGGCGGCGCGGCGCGGCCACCCGAACATGTCGGCCGGATCGCGCGCGAGATCGCCGGCGCGCGCCCGCTGATCGGCTATGGGCTGACCGAGACCAACGCCGTCGGCTGCGGCAATTTCCGCAGCAACTACCTGGAAAAGCCGCAGAGCACCGGTCGTGCGTCGCGGCCGCTGGTCGACATGGCGATCCTCGACGATGCCGGCCGGCCGGTGCCGCAGGGGCATCGCGGCGAGGTGTGCTTCCGCACGATCTGCAACATCCGCGGCTATTGGGGGGACGAACCGGCGACCGCGGCACTGTTCACCCGGGACGGCTATCTGCGCACCGGCGACATCGGCTTCGTCGATCCCGACGGCTATCTGTTCATCGTCGACCGCAAGAAGGACATCATCATCCGCGGCGGCGAGAATGTGAGCTGCCAGGAGGTGGAAGCGGCGCTTTACGGGCATCCCGATGTCGCCGAGGTGGCGGTGTTCGCGGTGGCGGACGAACGGCTGGGCGAGGCGCCGGCGGCGGCGGTGCATCTGCGCGAAGGCGCGACCATCGATGCGGCGGGGCTGATCGCCTTCCTCGAACCGCGCCTCGCGGCATTCAAGATCCCGTGCCGGATCTGGATCGAGGCGGATCCGTTGCCGCGCCTCGGCACCGAGAAGATCGATCGTGTGAAGCTGAAGGCGCGCTACGCATCGGTCACCGCCTGA
- a CDS encoding molybdopterin cofactor-binding domain-containing protein — MTIDRRRLLIGGGAGAGLLVGWLAWPRRYPPNLVAGPGEAVFNAWLKIGVDGRVMVAVPQAEFGQGSYTSLAQIVADELGADWRTVGVEAAPLNPLYANPLLATQFGLVPGAERVARISTAAAEEYAETLAERDLLMLSGAGTTIRAFEARCRAAGAGARALLCKAAAKRWKVDWQACDTIDGFVVRGEDRIRFADLAAEAAALDLPDPIPLRAGEENRLTGKSVPRIDLPAKVDGSANYAGDIRLPGLVHCAVRRGPRGDTRLRAIDRAAGERITGVLAVVEHERWVAAAGTNWWAANRALDAMRPRFETRGAMANGGAIEAALATALGGAGHRIAAGGDLSAAFAGHPVLTGQYRAMLAVHAAAEPPSATAELADGTLRLWIATQAPMAVRRAAAMAAGLAEAAVIVHPTLGAGGFGDGYEVELAAQAAHLALQLKRPVQLRWSRVEALLQDNYRPAAAARMAARVDVRGRILGWQAKIAIPAAARQLRARMAGMPAHDALVEARTEADALAIEGAVPPYAVGAFAIDHHPADIGVPAGYWRGGGHALTSFFTECFIDELARARGLDPFDFRLPLLGAQRRLAHCLSTAAALGGWDGGGAGSRHGIACHAMRGSHVAVFAEARLEGARRIRVDRLIAVVDCGRVIHPDLVRQQIESGLVTGMADALGMATDIEGGLATARRLRDLAMPRLADMPDIQVEIVASNAAPGGVSDIVAPVVAPAIANALRAATGRRARTLPLIMMEDTE, encoded by the coding sequence ATGACGATCGATCGCCGTCGGCTGCTGATCGGTGGCGGGGCCGGGGCAGGGCTGCTCGTCGGCTGGCTTGCCTGGCCGCGGCGCTATCCGCCCAACCTCGTGGCGGGCCCGGGAGAGGCCGTCTTCAATGCGTGGCTGAAGATCGGCGTCGACGGCCGCGTGATGGTGGCGGTGCCGCAGGCCGAATTCGGGCAGGGCAGCTACACCAGCCTTGCCCAGATCGTCGCCGACGAACTGGGGGCGGACTGGCGCACGGTCGGCGTGGAGGCCGCGCCGCTCAATCCGCTCTACGCCAATCCGCTGCTCGCCACCCAGTTCGGGCTGGTGCCCGGCGCGGAACGTGTGGCGCGGATAAGCACTGCGGCGGCGGAGGAATATGCCGAGACGCTGGCGGAGCGCGACCTGCTGATGCTCTCCGGCGCGGGCACCACCATCCGCGCGTTCGAGGCGCGGTGCCGGGCGGCGGGCGCCGGCGCGCGGGCGCTGCTCTGTAAGGCGGCCGCGAAGCGCTGGAAGGTCGACTGGCAGGCCTGCGATACGATCGACGGATTCGTCGTGCGTGGCGAGGATCGCATCCGCTTCGCCGATCTCGCCGCCGAGGCGGCGGCGCTCGATCTGCCCGATCCGATCCCGCTGAGGGCGGGAGAGGAGAATCGCCTGACGGGCAAGTCGGTGCCGCGCATCGACCTGCCCGCGAAAGTCGATGGCTCCGCCAATTATGCCGGAGACATCCGGCTGCCGGGGCTGGTGCACTGCGCGGTGCGCCGGGGCCCGCGCGGCGACACGCGGCTGCGGGCGATCGACAGGGCGGCGGGCGAACGCATCACCGGTGTGCTCGCCGTGGTGGAGCATGAGCGCTGGGTGGCGGCAGCGGGCACCAACTGGTGGGCGGCGAACCGCGCGCTCGATGCGATGCGGCCGCGCTTCGAAACGCGCGGGGCCATGGCGAACGGCGGTGCGATCGAGGCCGCGTTGGCGACCGCGCTTGGCGGTGCGGGCCACCGCATCGCCGCCGGGGGCGATCTTTCGGCAGCCTTTGCCGGCCACCCGGTGCTGACCGGCCAGTATCGTGCGATGCTGGCCGTACATGCCGCCGCCGAGCCGCCATCCGCCACCGCCGAACTGGCCGATGGCACGTTGCGGCTGTGGATCGCGACGCAGGCACCAATGGCTGTCCGCCGCGCCGCCGCCATGGCGGCCGGGCTCGCCGAGGCGGCGGTGATCGTCCACCCGACCTTGGGCGCCGGCGGCTTCGGCGATGGCTATGAGGTAGAACTGGCTGCCCAGGCGGCCCATCTGGCGCTGCAGCTCAAACGGCCCGTGCAACTGCGCTGGTCGCGGGTCGAAGCGCTTCTGCAGGACAATTATCGCCCCGCCGCCGCGGCACGGATGGCGGCGCGCGTCGATGTTCGCGGCCGCATCCTCGGCTGGCAGGCGAAGATCGCCATCCCGGCGGCGGCGCGCCAGTTGCGCGCGCGCATGGCGGGCATGCCGGCGCACGATGCGCTCGTCGAGGCGCGGACCGAGGCCGATGCGCTCGCGATCGAGGGGGCGGTCCCGCCCTATGCGGTCGGGGCCTTTGCGATCGATCATCATCCGGCGGATATCGGCGTGCCGGCGGGCTATTGGCGCGGGGGCGGCCATGCGCTGACCAGCTTCTTCACCGAATGCTTCATCGACGAGCTGGCGCGGGCGCGCGGGCTGGATCCGTTCGATTTCCGCCTGCCGCTGCTGGGGGCGCAACGGCGCCTCGCGCATTGCCTCTCCACCGCCGCTGCGCTCGGCGGATGGGATGGGGGCGGCGCGGGATCGCGCCACGGCATTGCCTGCCACGCGATGCGCGGCAGCCATGTCGCGGTGTTTGCGGAAGCGCGTCTCGAAGGCGCGCGGCGGATCAGGGTGGACCGGCTGATCGCGGTGGTCGATTGCGGGCGGGTGATCCATCCCGATCTTGTCCGCCAGCAGATCGAAAGCGGGCTGGTGACCGGCATGGCGGATGCGCTGGGCATGGCGACCGATATCGAGGGCGGGCTGGCGACGGCACGGCGGCTGCGCGATCTCGCGATGCCGCGGCTGGCGGACATGCCGGACATTCAGGTGGAAATTGTAGCGAGCAATGCGGCGCCCGGCGGTGTCAGTGATATCGTCGCGCCGGTGGTGGCGCCGGCGATCGCCAACGCGCTTCGCGCCGCGACCGGGCGACGCGCGCGGACGCTGCCGCTGATCATGATGGAGGATACGGAATGA
- the hemH gene encoding ferrochelatase, whose amino-acid sequence MTVRRIGVLLTNLGTPDAPETAAVKRYLRQFLSDRRVVEIPPIAWQPILRGIILNTRPAKSARAYREVWTEAGSPLAAITRAQAEALQAMFGDAVIVDWAMRYGNPPIAARIDALIAKGCDRILLAPLYPQYCAATTATANDDAFRALAALRFQPAVRTLPPWYDDPAYIAALAASVEQDLSALDFAPDLILASFHGMPQRTLELGDPYYHQCVETTRLLAAALGRPVEIAFQSRFGPAKWLEPATDATLEALPARGVRRVAVLCPGFVADCLETLEEIALRGRDGFLEAGGERFAYLACMNDNQFGMNLLHAVVRRQLEGWIGPS is encoded by the coding sequence ATGACGGTGCGCAGGATCGGTGTGCTGCTGACCAATCTGGGCACCCCCGACGCGCCGGAAACGGCGGCGGTGAAGCGCTATCTCCGCCAATTCCTGTCCGACCGCCGCGTCGTCGAGATCCCGCCGATCGCATGGCAGCCGATCCTGCGCGGCATCATTCTCAACACGCGCCCTGCCAAATCCGCGCGTGCCTATCGGGAGGTGTGGACCGAAGCCGGCTCGCCGCTGGCCGCGATCACGCGCGCGCAGGCCGAAGCGCTGCAGGCGATGTTCGGCGATGCGGTGATCGTCGACTGGGCGATGCGCTACGGCAATCCGCCGATCGCCGCGCGGATCGATGCGCTGATCGCGAAAGGGTGTGACCGGATCCTGCTCGCGCCGCTCTATCCGCAATATTGCGCGGCGACCACCGCGACCGCGAACGACGACGCGTTCCGCGCGCTTGCAGCGCTGCGCTTTCAGCCGGCGGTGCGCACCTTGCCGCCCTGGTATGACGATCCGGCCTACATCGCCGCGCTCGCTGCATCGGTGGAACAGGATCTCTCCGCGCTCGACTTCGCACCGGATCTGATCCTTGCCAGCTTCCACGGGATGCCGCAGCGAACGCTGGAACTGGGGGATCCCTATTATCACCAGTGCGTCGAGACGACGCGCCTGCTGGCGGCGGCGCTCGGCCGGCCGGTCGAGATCGCGTTCCAGTCGCGCTTCGGCCCCGCGAAATGGCTGGAGCCCGCGACCGATGCGACGCTGGAGGCGCTGCCGGCCCGCGGCGTCCGCCGCGTGGCCGTGCTCTGCCCGGGCTTCGTCGCGGACTGCCTCGAAACGCTGGAGGAGATTGCGCTGCGCGGACGCGACGGCTTTCTGGAGGCGGGCGGCGAGCGCTTCGCCTATCTCGCGTGCATGAATGACAACCAGTTCGGAATGAATTTATTACACGCAGTGGTGCGGCGTCAGCTTGAAGGCTGGATTGGTCCTTCGTAG
- the phbB gene encoding acetoacetyl-CoA reductase — translation MAKVAIVTGGTRGIGEAISLALKDAGVTVAANYAGNEEKAKAFTEKTGIASYKWDVGDYDACQEGVKQVQADLGHVDILVNNAGITRDGTILKMTYEMWDDVMRINLGGCFNMSKAVFPGMRERKWGRIVNIGSINGQAGQYGQVNYAAAKSGIHGFTKALAQEGARAGVTVNALAPGYIDTDMVAAVPADVLEKIVAKIPVGRLGQAHEIARGVAFLCSDDAGFITGTTLSLNGGQHMY, via the coding sequence ATGGCCAAAGTCGCGATCGTAACTGGTGGAACCCGCGGCATCGGCGAGGCGATCAGCCTCGCGCTCAAGGATGCGGGCGTGACCGTCGCCGCCAACTACGCCGGCAACGAGGAAAAGGCGAAGGCCTTCACCGAAAAGACCGGAATCGCTTCCTACAAATGGGACGTGGGCGATTATGACGCCTGCCAGGAAGGCGTGAAGCAGGTCCAGGCCGATCTCGGCCACGTCGATATTCTCGTCAACAATGCGGGCATCACCCGGGATGGCACGATCCTGAAGATGACCTACGAGATGTGGGACGATGTGATGCGGATCAACCTCGGCGGCTGCTTCAACATGAGCAAGGCCGTGTTCCCCGGCATGCGCGAACGCAAATGGGGCCGCATCGTCAACATCGGCTCGATCAACGGCCAGGCCGGTCAATATGGCCAGGTCAACTATGCCGCCGCCAAGTCGGGCATCCATGGCTTCACCAAGGCACTGGCACAGGAAGGCGCGCGCGCCGGTGTGACCGTCAACGCGCTCGCCCCCGGCTATATCGATACCGACATGGTCGCGGCGGTGCCCGCCGACGTGCTCGAGAAGATCGTCGCCAAGATCCCCGTCGGCCGCCTCGGCCAGGCGCATGAGATCGCGCGCGGCGTTGCCTTTCTCTGCTCCGACGATGCCGGCTTCATCACCGGCACCACGCTGTCGCTCAACGGCGGCCAGCACATGTATTGA
- a CDS encoding ribbon-helix-helix domain-containing protein — translation MTDPDWRGPIKRSVTIAGHQTSISLEPIFWTALRDAAEAESLPLNALIARIDAERIRADDPPNLGSAIRIWLFRKANGSQ, via the coding sequence ATGACCGACCCCGACTGGCGAGGCCCGATCAAGCGATCGGTCACGATCGCGGGGCATCAGACCTCGATCAGCCTGGAACCGATTTTCTGGACGGCGTTGCGCGATGCCGCCGAGGCGGAATCGCTCCCGCTCAACGCGCTGATCGCGCGCATCGATGCCGAACGCATCCGCGCCGACGATCCGCCGAACCTCGGCAGCGCGATCCGCATCTGGCTCTTCAGGAAGGCGAACGGCTCGCAATAA